One segment of Anguilla anguilla isolate fAngAng1 chromosome 1, fAngAng1.pri, whole genome shotgun sequence DNA contains the following:
- the nudt17 gene encoding nucleoside diphosphate-linked moiety X motif 17 isoform X4, whose product MEKVRKILVHLSKESSVPQCARFVQRASFCPFKLLSNTEAAALPADVVSRGVDVGVAVLLQSVDQKVLLTRRAANLRIFPNVWVPPGGHVELDERLLDAGLRELREETGLKLDPEDVSSRVLGLWESVYPPMLSRGLPKRHHIVTYILVHSSLTYLQLQAALCPEPAEVSGCVWVDAELVKAIVSAMDGEEDSVVLPADLPHTVSVSEVGPDGRLRESVLPTSVLCNQAPAEGEDVERVSTGTKFALELWLKTLESQKPASKE is encoded by the exons ATGGAAAAAGTCAGAAAAATCCTAGTCCATTTGTCGAAGGAAAGTTCCGTTCCGCAATGTGCTCGTTTCGTGCAG AGAGCTTCCTTCTGCCCCTTCAAGTTGCTTTCGAACACGGAGGCCGCTGCGCTTCCAGCGGACGTGGTGAGCCGTGGTGTGGATGTGGGCGTTGCCGTCCTGCTCCAGTCAGTTGATCAGAAGGTGCTGCTGACCCGACGTGCAGCGAACCTGAGAATTTTCCCCAATGTGTGGGTCCCACCTG GTGGCCATGTGGAACTGGATGAAAGG CTGCTTGATGCAGGACTCCGGGAGCTCAGGGAGGAAACGGGTCTGAAGCTGGACCCAGAGGACGTCTCATCCCGGGTACTTGGTCTCTGggag TCAGTGTACCCCCCCATGTTATCCAGAGGCCTGCCAAAGAGACATCACATCGTCACCTATATTCTTGTACACAGTTCCCTCACATACCTGCAGCTCCAG GCTGCCCTGTGCCCAGAGCCTGCTGAGGtcagtggttgtgtgtgggtggatgctGAACTGGTCAAAGCCATTGTGTCCGCTATGGATGGGGAAGAGGATTCTGTGGTGCTGCCAGCAGACTTGCCGCACACTGTAAG CGTGTCTGAGGTGGGCCCGGACGGCAGGCTCAGGGAATCAGTCCTGCCCACATCGGTTCTGTGCAACCAGGCCCCGGCAGAGGGGGAGGACGTGGAACGGGTCAGTACTGGTACCAAGTTTGCACTGGAGCTTTGGCTGAAGACATTGGAGTCCCAGAAACCAGCCAGCAAAgagtga
- the nudt17 gene encoding nucleoside diphosphate-linked moiety X motif 17 isoform X3 codes for MEKVRKILVHLSKESSVPQCARFVQSITGHFAGCLDDQVKVSCSLENNRFLLFGHENGKEGTEVPLKLLSNTEAAALPADVVSRGVDVGVAVLLQSVDQKVLLTRRAANLRIFPNVWVPPGGHVELDERLLDAGLRELREETGLKLDPEDVSSRVLGLWESVYPPMLSRGLPKRHHIVTYILVHSSLTYLQLQAALCPEPAEVSGCVWVDAELVKAIVSAMDGEEDSVVLPADLPHTVSVSEVGPDGRLRESVLPTSVLCNQAPAEGEDVERVSTGTKFALELWLKTLESQKPASKE; via the exons ATGGAAAAAGTCAGAAAAATCCTAGTCCATTTGTCGAAGGAAAGTTCCGTTCCGCAATGTGCTCGTTTCGTGCAG AGTATAACTGGGCATTTCGCCGGTTGCCTAGACGACCAGGTAAAGGTGAGCTGTTCTCTTGAAAACAATCGGTTCCTCTTGTTCGGACATGAGAACGGGAAGGAAGGGACTGAAGTACCCCTCAAG TTGCTTTCGAACACGGAGGCCGCTGCGCTTCCAGCGGACGTGGTGAGCCGTGGTGTGGATGTGGGCGTTGCCGTCCTGCTCCAGTCAGTTGATCAGAAGGTGCTGCTGACCCGACGTGCAGCGAACCTGAGAATTTTCCCCAATGTGTGGGTCCCACCTG GTGGCCATGTGGAACTGGATGAAAGG CTGCTTGATGCAGGACTCCGGGAGCTCAGGGAGGAAACGGGTCTGAAGCTGGACCCAGAGGACGTCTCATCCCGGGTACTTGGTCTCTGggag TCAGTGTACCCCCCCATGTTATCCAGAGGCCTGCCAAAGAGACATCACATCGTCACCTATATTCTTGTACACAGTTCCCTCACATACCTGCAGCTCCAG GCTGCCCTGTGCCCAGAGCCTGCTGAGGtcagtggttgtgtgtgggtggatgctGAACTGGTCAAAGCCATTGTGTCCGCTATGGATGGGGAAGAGGATTCTGTGGTGCTGCCAGCAGACTTGCCGCACACTGTAAG CGTGTCTGAGGTGGGCCCGGACGGCAGGCTCAGGGAATCAGTCCTGCCCACATCGGTTCTGTGCAACCAGGCCCCGGCAGAGGGGGAGGACGTGGAACGGGTCAGTACTGGTACCAAGTTTGCACTGGAGCTTTGGCTGAAGACATTGGAGTCCCAGAAACCAGCCAGCAAAgagtga
- the nudt17 gene encoding nucleoside diphosphate-linked moiety X motif 17 isoform X2, with amino-acid sequence MCESNHGKSQKNPSPFVEGKFRSAMCSFRADDQVKVSCSLENNRFLLFGHENGKEGTEVPLKRASFCPFKLLSNTEAAALPADVVSRGVDVGVAVLLQSVDQKVLLTRRAANLRIFPNVWVPPGGHVELDERLLDAGLRELREETGLKLDPEDVSSRVLGLWESVYPPMLSRGLPKRHHIVTYILVHSSLTYLQLQAALCPEPAEVSGCVWVDAELVKAIVSAMDGEEDSVVLPADLPHTVSVSEVGPDGRLRESVLPTSVLCNQAPAEGEDVERVSTGTKFALELWLKTLESQKPASKE; translated from the exons ATGTGCGAGAGTAATCATGGAAAAAGTCAGAAAAATCCTAGTCCATTTGTCGAAGGAAAGTTCCGTTCCGCAATGTGCTCGTTTCGTGCAG ACGACCAGGTAAAGGTGAGCTGTTCTCTTGAAAACAATCGGTTCCTCTTGTTCGGACATGAGAACGGGAAGGAAGGGACTGAAGTACCCCTCAAG AGAGCTTCCTTCTGCCCCTTCAAGTTGCTTTCGAACACGGAGGCCGCTGCGCTTCCAGCGGACGTGGTGAGCCGTGGTGTGGATGTGGGCGTTGCCGTCCTGCTCCAGTCAGTTGATCAGAAGGTGCTGCTGACCCGACGTGCAGCGAACCTGAGAATTTTCCCCAATGTGTGGGTCCCACCTG GTGGCCATGTGGAACTGGATGAAAGG CTGCTTGATGCAGGACTCCGGGAGCTCAGGGAGGAAACGGGTCTGAAGCTGGACCCAGAGGACGTCTCATCCCGGGTACTTGGTCTCTGggag TCAGTGTACCCCCCCATGTTATCCAGAGGCCTGCCAAAGAGACATCACATCGTCACCTATATTCTTGTACACAGTTCCCTCACATACCTGCAGCTCCAG GCTGCCCTGTGCCCAGAGCCTGCTGAGGtcagtggttgtgtgtgggtggatgctGAACTGGTCAAAGCCATTGTGTCCGCTATGGATGGGGAAGAGGATTCTGTGGTGCTGCCAGCAGACTTGCCGCACACTGTAAG CGTGTCTGAGGTGGGCCCGGACGGCAGGCTCAGGGAATCAGTCCTGCCCACATCGGTTCTGTGCAACCAGGCCCCGGCAGAGGGGGAGGACGTGGAACGGGTCAGTACTGGTACCAAGTTTGCACTGGAGCTTTGGCTGAAGACATTGGAGTCCCAGAAACCAGCCAGCAAAgagtga
- the nudt17 gene encoding nucleoside diphosphate-linked moiety X motif 17 isoform X1, giving the protein MEKVRKILVHLSKESSVPQCARFVQSITGHFAGCLDDQVKVSCSLENNRFLLFGHENGKEGTEVPLKRASFCPFKLLSNTEAAALPADVVSRGVDVGVAVLLQSVDQKVLLTRRAANLRIFPNVWVPPGGHVELDERLLDAGLRELREETGLKLDPEDVSSRVLGLWESVYPPMLSRGLPKRHHIVTYILVHSSLTYLQLQAALCPEPAEVSGCVWVDAELVKAIVSAMDGEEDSVVLPADLPHTVSVSEVGPDGRLRESVLPTSVLCNQAPAEGEDVERVSTGTKFALELWLKTLESQKPASKE; this is encoded by the exons ATGGAAAAAGTCAGAAAAATCCTAGTCCATTTGTCGAAGGAAAGTTCCGTTCCGCAATGTGCTCGTTTCGTGCAG AGTATAACTGGGCATTTCGCCGGTTGCCTAGACGACCAGGTAAAGGTGAGCTGTTCTCTTGAAAACAATCGGTTCCTCTTGTTCGGACATGAGAACGGGAAGGAAGGGACTGAAGTACCCCTCAAG AGAGCTTCCTTCTGCCCCTTCAAGTTGCTTTCGAACACGGAGGCCGCTGCGCTTCCAGCGGACGTGGTGAGCCGTGGTGTGGATGTGGGCGTTGCCGTCCTGCTCCAGTCAGTTGATCAGAAGGTGCTGCTGACCCGACGTGCAGCGAACCTGAGAATTTTCCCCAATGTGTGGGTCCCACCTG GTGGCCATGTGGAACTGGATGAAAGG CTGCTTGATGCAGGACTCCGGGAGCTCAGGGAGGAAACGGGTCTGAAGCTGGACCCAGAGGACGTCTCATCCCGGGTACTTGGTCTCTGggag TCAGTGTACCCCCCCATGTTATCCAGAGGCCTGCCAAAGAGACATCACATCGTCACCTATATTCTTGTACACAGTTCCCTCACATACCTGCAGCTCCAG GCTGCCCTGTGCCCAGAGCCTGCTGAGGtcagtggttgtgtgtgggtggatgctGAACTGGTCAAAGCCATTGTGTCCGCTATGGATGGGGAAGAGGATTCTGTGGTGCTGCCAGCAGACTTGCCGCACACTGTAAG CGTGTCTGAGGTGGGCCCGGACGGCAGGCTCAGGGAATCAGTCCTGCCCACATCGGTTCTGTGCAACCAGGCCCCGGCAGAGGGGGAGGACGTGGAACGGGTCAGTACTGGTACCAAGTTTGCACTGGAGCTTTGGCTGAAGACATTGGAGTCCCAGAAACCAGCCAGCAAAgagtga
- the nudt17 gene encoding nucleoside diphosphate-linked moiety X motif 17 isoform X5, translating into MEKVRKILVHLSKESSVPQCARFVQSITGHFAGCLDDQVKVSCSLENNRFLLFGHENGKEGTEVPLKRASFCPFKLLSNTEAAALPADVVSRGVDVGVAVLLQSVDQKVLLTRRAANLRIFPNVWVPPGGHVELDERLLDAGLRELREETGLKLDPEDVSSRVLGLWESVYPPMLSRGLPKRHHIVTYILVHSSLTYLQLQAALCPEPAEVSGCVWVDAELVKAIVSAMDGEEDSVVLPADLPHTRV; encoded by the exons ATGGAAAAAGTCAGAAAAATCCTAGTCCATTTGTCGAAGGAAAGTTCCGTTCCGCAATGTGCTCGTTTCGTGCAG AGTATAACTGGGCATTTCGCCGGTTGCCTAGACGACCAGGTAAAGGTGAGCTGTTCTCTTGAAAACAATCGGTTCCTCTTGTTCGGACATGAGAACGGGAAGGAAGGGACTGAAGTACCCCTCAAG AGAGCTTCCTTCTGCCCCTTCAAGTTGCTTTCGAACACGGAGGCCGCTGCGCTTCCAGCGGACGTGGTGAGCCGTGGTGTGGATGTGGGCGTTGCCGTCCTGCTCCAGTCAGTTGATCAGAAGGTGCTGCTGACCCGACGTGCAGCGAACCTGAGAATTTTCCCCAATGTGTGGGTCCCACCTG GTGGCCATGTGGAACTGGATGAAAGG CTGCTTGATGCAGGACTCCGGGAGCTCAGGGAGGAAACGGGTCTGAAGCTGGACCCAGAGGACGTCTCATCCCGGGTACTTGGTCTCTGggag TCAGTGTACCCCCCCATGTTATCCAGAGGCCTGCCAAAGAGACATCACATCGTCACCTATATTCTTGTACACAGTTCCCTCACATACCTGCAGCTCCAG GCTGCCCTGTGCCCAGAGCCTGCTGAGGtcagtggttgtgtgtgggtggatgctGAACTGGTCAAAGCCATTGTGTCCGCTATGGATGGGGAAGAGGATTCTGTGGTGCTGCCAGCAGACTTGCCGCACACT CGTGTCTGA